The DNA sequence TTTTTGGCGATGATCATGGCGGCGATCATCTGGGGGACGTAATTTTTGGTCTCGGTGGGCAGGCGCTCGTTGGCGGAGAGCTCCCAGAAATTTTTGTGGGTGCCGGCGTCAATCTCCTTTTGCACCCGGCCTTCGCCGCAGTTGTAGCTGGCCGCCGCCAGATACCAGGAGCCGAAGCGCTTGTAGAGGTCGGTCAGGTACTTGGCCGCCGCCACGGTGGACTTTTCCGGATCCCGGCGCTCATCCACATAGTTGTTGATGGTGAGGCCGTAGCGCACCGCAGTGCCCCGGATGAACTGCCACATGCCGCAGGCGTGGGCATGGGAGTAGGCATGGGGGTTGAAGCCGCTCTCCACCATGGCCAGATAGGCCAGGTCCTCCGGCAGCCCATGCTCGTGGAAGATCTCGTGGATCAGGGGCAGATAGCGGGTGGAGCGGGCCAGATAGCGGCGGATGATCTCCTTGCGCTCGGTGGAGAAATAGACCAGATAGGCCTTGACCTGCCGGTTGACGTCCACCGGCATGTCAAACTTGATCTTCTGATCCCATTTTTTGAGCTCCTCTTCGACGGCCGGGTCAAGAGAGGTGAGGCCGCTCTTGGCCAGGAGCTCCTCCATGCGTTTGGCGCTCAGTTCCCCCCCCAGGGACTCTTCCCGCTCGGCCATCTCCAGGTCCGGTTCCTGGGTAGCCAGGTCGGGAGGCGGGGCCTCCGGTTTGACGGCAGTTTGGCGGGCGCCCCCGCCACAGCCGACCGCCAGGGCAGAAAACAGGATGACGGCCATCCACCAGGATAGCATAGTAACCCCCATGTTGTGGGTGAGTGGTCGGAATCTCCGGGACGCTGGTCCCGCCTCCCCCATGAGACGGGTTTCCCCTGCTGCGTGCGGTAACCCCATCAATAGCAGAGTCGGTCAGGCACAATCAAGGAAAAAACGCGTCGCCGCTGCACTTTTTGTGTATGGGTTATCAAGCATGCTGAATTTCCTGCTAAAATAGCTGTCGGCTCTTACAGGCGGCCGAGCGGGGGCAGGAGCCGTCAAAGTCATCTGGGCCGGTGCCGGCTCCCGCACCAATTGCCCCCAACTGGACGCGGCTGATTTCTCTCATAAATCTGCAAGTTGAATGCCATGAAAGCGCACAATCATACCTTTCTGGCCCGGGGTCAGATCCTGGCGGCCATCTTGGCCTGGCTAGCGGCGATGGCCGGAGTGGCGCTGGATTTCCCGGTGGTCCGCGCTTATCTCTATCACCTGGCTTGGTGGCCCCTGCTCCTGTTCTTAGACGGCCTCCTGCTCCTCAGGACCGGGGAATCCTGGCTGTGGCAACGGCCAAAGGCATTTCTCCGGGCCGCCGCCTTCTCCGTCACCATCTGGCTTTTCTTTGAACTCTTCAACCTGCATCTTCTCAATTGGCGCTACGTGGGCCTGGAGCCGCGCCTGTGGCTGCGCTGGCCGGGCTACGCTTTGGCTTTCGCCACCGTGGTGCCCGCCATTTTATTGACAGCACAAGTGCTCCAGGCTTTTGGGGCCTTTGCCGGCCGGCGGGGCGAGCCCCGGACCTGGGAGTCCTGGCCGCCCGTGTTTCTCATTCTGGGAACCGCCTGCCTGACTCTCCCTTGGGTGTTTCCCACCTATGCCTTCCCCCTCATCTGGCTGGGGGTGATTTTCCTTTTTGATCCCTTCCTCCCCTTGGTGGGCCGGCCGGCCTTTACCGCCCGGTTCCTGGCAGGCGAGCGCCAGGAATTCTATTGCCTCCTCACTGCCGGGCTGCTCCTGGGCCTGTGGTGGGAGCTGTGGAATTACCCCGCCACCTCCCGCTGGATCTACACCCTGCCCATCTTAGGGTTTGGGAAGATCTTTGAGATGCCCGTTCTCGGGTATCTGGGTTTCCCGCCCTTTGCCCTGGAGTGCGCCATCCTGTACACTTTCATGGAAGGGCTTTTCGTCCGCCTGGAAGCCCATCCCCAGGGGCGGCGCCTCTTCTGGCTGGCCCAGGGTCTGTGGTGGCTGGCGATTTTTGCCGCCCTGGACGCCCGGACGGTCCTTTCCTTCTCTGCATACTGAGGGGGAAAGCAGCCAGCCCGGGTAAATGAAAATCTGCGAGGTCCTGTCTCTGACCCCTCATTTCCGTCCCCGAACTGTCTTCACCGTCTCTTTGGGCTGTCCCAAGAACCTGGTGGACAACGAGATCATGCTGGGAGAGCTGGCCCGGCAGGGCTGGCAGGTGGTGGCGGAGCCCGAGGCCGCCCTTGTCCTGCTGGTGAACACCTGCGCCTTCATCGCCCCTGCCGCCCAGGAGGCGGTGGACACCATCCTGGAGCTCGCCCGGCATAAAGAGCGGTCGCCGGAAAAGCGCCTGGTGGTGGCGGGCTGCCTGCCCCAGCGTTACGGGGGCGAGCTCCTGAAGCTCCTGCCGGAGGTGGACCTCTTCGTGGGGGTGAACGACTTCCCCCGGCTGGCCCGGCTCCTGGAGGAGCAGCCCGAGGGACGTCTCCATATCGGCGCCCCCCGCTTTGATTATGCCGCGCCTCAGCCCCGGCTGGCCGCCACCCCGCCTTACTTGGCCTACCTCAAGATCGCCGAGGGCTGCAGTCACCGGTGCACCTTCTGCACCATCCCCCGTATCCGGGGGCCGTATCGCAGCCGGCCCCTGCCGACGCTCCTTGCCGAAGCGGAGGAGCTGGCGGCCTCAGGGGTGCGGGAGCTCATCCTGGTGGCCCAGGACACCACCGTCTACGGCCGGGAGTGGGGCTATCGCCCGGGACTGCCGGAGCTGCTCACCGAGCTGGCCCGTCTGCCCGGCTTGCTGTGGATCCGCCTCCTCTATGGCCACCCCTCCGGAGTGACGAAGCGGCTGTTGCAGGTGATGGCCGCCCATCCCCAGATCTGCCCGTACTTGGACCTCCCCATCCAGCACGCCCACGAGGCGGTGCTCAGGCGCATGGGCCGACGCTACACCAACGCCGAGCTCCGGCGGCTGTTTGCCGACATCCGGGCAATTCTGCCCCAGGCGGCGCTTCGCACCACGGTGATGGTGGGCTTCCCCGGCGAGACCGAGGCGGAGTTCGCCGCCCTCCTGGAGCTGGCCGCCGAGGTGCGTTTCCTGCACCTGGGAGTATTTGTTTATGAACCGGAAGAGGGCACTCCTGCCGCCCGACTCAAATCCCCGGTGCCCCGGCGCACCGCCAAGGCCCGGGCCCGCCGCCTCAAGGCCCTGCAGACCCGCATCGTCAAAGAGGAACTGCAGCGGCTGGTGGGCACGGTGCAGGAGGTGCTGGTGGAAGGGGTGAGCGAGGAGAGCGAGTACCTGCTCACCGGCCGCCTGAGCCTCCAGGCCCCGGAGATTGACGGCCGGGTGCTCATCACCGCCGGCCAGGGCCACCCAGGCACCCTGCAACGGGTGCGGATAACCCGGGTGCTGGCGCCGGATCTCTTGGGAGAGATTGTGGACTGAGGGGAGGGCCGGGGGAGCAATGGCTCCCCCGCCCTCCCCTCACACTCCCCTCCCAACCCCCTTTATGGGGTTGGGGGAGAGGGTTTGGGAGAGGGGGCAGGGGTCCACAACCCCTGGCCCCCTCTCCCAGGCCTCAGCCGCTGATATCCCGGCCCATGACGCGGAAGGTCTTGTAGTGTTTCGCCCCCAGGCTCTTCAAGGCTTTGAGGTAGGAGGTGAGGTTTTCCGGGATCAGCGACAGGTCGCAGGACTCACAGGGGGTATGTCGGGCCAGATAAAAATAGGTGTTCAGGACCAGGGCGTAGTGGAGGCGCTTCCCCTGGTAGGGCTGATGCACCCCCAGAACCAGGGCCCGGACCTTGCGCAGGGGGGCGAAGCGGGCGGCATACCATAGCCGGAGCCGGCCGTAAGGGGTGAGGCGGCCGTTGAGCTCCTTTACCACCGGGTTGAGGTCCGGCACGGTGATGCTGAAGGCCACCACCTGGTCGTCGTGGAGGATGAGGTTCACCAGTTCGGGGCGGATGAGGGGGGCCAGCTCCCGGAAGAGGTTGTCGAACTGGCGGCGGGACAGGGGCACATGCCCCCAGTTGGGCTCCCAGGCCTCGTTGAAAAGCTCGTAAACCTCCTGGGCCCGGCGGCGCATCTCCCCCTGCTGCAGGGTCCTCAGCACCAGGGGCTGGCCGTCCAGGATTTTATGGAGCAGACGCTCCATGGCCGCCTCATCCGGCAGCCTCTCATTGATACGCAGGGCCAGCCAGTCCATCACCTTGGTGAAGCCCAGCTCCGTGAGCAGATCCACGTAATACGGGGGGTTGTGCGTCTGGAGGATGGCGGGCATGGTGTCAAAGCCGTCCACCAGAAGCCCCATCTCATCGTAGACGGAGAAGTTAAGGGGTCCCACCAGGCGGGTTTTGCCCCGTTCGGCCAGCCAGGCGCCGGCGGCCCGGAAGAGGGCCTCGGCCGCCTCTGCGTCGGGGTGGCATTCAAAGAAGCCGAAAAAGCCGGTCTCCCGGTCGTGGTGGTGGTCGTAGGCGTGGTTGACCTGGGCCGTGATCCGGCCCACGGGGCGGCCGTGCCGGTAGGCCAGGAAGTAGGCCGGCTCCCCGATCTCAAAGAAGGGGCCCCGCTTGGGGTCCAGGAAGCGCCGCTGCTCGGGGAGGAGAGGCGGCACCCAATAGGGGTCGTTCCGGTAAATCTCCCAGGGCAGTCGCAGGAAGTCTTCCAACCTGGCCCGGTCGGTCACCTGCTGTACGGTTACCGCCATGGTCTGCCTCCCTCACAGCCGCCTGCCGATTCTGTCCGCCTCATGAGGTGGAATCAGTCTTCACGGTGGTGGCGATCTTGAGCTGGTAGCGGTCGATCTTGGCCAGGAGCGTGGGCCGGGAGAGCCCCAGGAGCCGGGCCGCCTGGCTGCGGTTGCCGCCGGTGAGCTCCAGGGCTTCGCTCACCAGCAGGCGGCCCACCACCTCCAGGGCGCCGTCAAAGAGATGGGGGCTGCGGTCGCCCTTGGAGAGGAGGAGGTGGCGCACCCAGCGCCGGAGAGCCTCCTCCCCAGGGGGCTCCTCACCCCGGGCCTCGGCTTCGCCGCCCAGGGCCTGGACGATGTCCTGGGGCCGGATGGGGTAACCCCGGCTGAAGATGAGGGCCTTCTGCAGGACGTTGGCCAGCTCCCGGACGTTGCCCGGCCAGTGGTGGCGTTGGAGCAGGGCCAGGGCCTCCGGAGCCAGTCCGGGGTTATTGAGGCCCATCTCCCGGGAGAAGCGGGCCAGGAAGTAGTCGGCCAGGAGCGGAATGTCGTCGGCCCGCTCCCTCAACGGCGGCAGCCAGATGGTCACCACATTGAGGCGGAAGTAGAGGTCCTCCCGGAAGCGTCCCTCCGCCAGGGCGGCCTCCAGGTCCCGGTTGGTGGCGGCCAGGATGCGCACGTCCACCGGGATGGTCTCCCGGCCGCCCAGGCGTTCCAGCTTCTTTTCCTGGAGCAGCCTCAGGATCTTGGCCTGGATGCTGAAGGGCATGTCGCCGATTTCATCCAGAAAGACGGTGCCCCCGTCCGCCTGCTCGAATTTGCCCACCCGGCGGTGCACCGCGCCGGTGAAGGCCCCCTTCTCATAGCCGAAGAGCTCGCTTTCCAGGAGGGTCTCGGGGATGGCGACGCAGTTGATGACCAAAAAGGCCTTGCGGGCCCGGAGGCTGTATTGGTAGATGGCCCGGGCCACCAGCTCCTTGCCGGTGCCCGACTCCCCCCGGATGAGGACCGTGGCGTCGGTGGGGGCCACCCGGCCGATGGCCTTGTAGACCTCCTGCATGGGCCGGCTCTTGCCGATGAGGGCCTCCCCGGCGGCGGCCTGAGGGGGAACGTCCACCTCCACCCGGGAGCGCATGCAACGCCCGGCCTCCAGGGCCTGGTCGATGAGGGCTAAGATGTCCGGGATTTCAAAGGGCTTGAGGATATAATCAAAGGCCCCCAGACGGGTGGCCTCAATGGCGGTCTCAGTGGTACCGTAGGCGGTCATGATGATGACCGGCAGGTGGGGCTCCCGGGCATGGATGGCGGCAAAGGCCTCCAGCCCGCTCATCCCGGCCATGCGCACGTCCATGATCACCAGATCCGGGACTTTCTCCTGCACCAGGGCCACGGCCGCCTCGCCGCTGGCGGCGGTGAGCACCGTATGCCCCTCTTCGGTGAGGAGCTTTTCAAAGCTCATCCGGAGCTGTGGATCATCATCGACGACCAGAATGACGCCCATACCTAGCCTGCCTCACCCGGCGGCAGTGGGGAGTATCGCCGCCTCGTCCCTCAGCGGCAGGGTAATGGTAAAGGCGGCTCCCCGGCCCTCCGCCGAGTTGACCTGGATGAGGCCGCCGTGTTCAGTGACGATGCGCTGCACAATGGGGAGCCCCAGGCCGGTGCCCTCCTCCTTGGTGCTGAAAAAGGGCTGGAAGATCTTGTCCCGGATGGAGGCCGGGATGCCCGGGCCGCTGTCTTTGACCGTGACACTCACCACCGGCCCCAGGGCCGCCATCTGCCCCCGCCCTTCCTGGATGACGATGTGACCGCCGTGAGGCATGGCCTCGCAGGCATTGAGGAGCAGATTCACCAACATCTCCTTGAGCTGTTCCGGGTCGCCCTGGGTTTCCGGGAGGCGGCCCGAGCGCTGCACTTCCACCGTCACCCCGTAGGATTCCAGCCGCTGCCTTAAGAGGGTGAGGGTGCTGTCCACCACCTCCGAGAGGCTGACCGGCTGCATCTTCAGTTTCGGCGGCCGGGAGAATTCCAGGAAGGAACGCACGATGGTGTCGATATGGCGGATCTCCTGGGAGATGACCTCCAGGTCCTCTTTTTGGGTGGGGGTGAGGTTGAGGTGCCGGCCCAGGGAAAAGAGGCGCATCTTTACGGAGGTGAGGGGGTTGCGGATGCTGTGGGCCACCCCGGCGGCCAGTTTGCCCACCAAAGCCAGCTTCTCCGCCTGGAGGAGGCTTTCCTGACTCTTCTCCAACTGGCTCTGGGCCTGGTCAATGTCCTCCTTGAGCGTCTGCATCCGCCGGCTGACGGCCGTGACTTCATCGGAGGGGCTGACCTGGGAGGCGTCCTGGGCCAGGCGACGCAGGGGCTCCAGGATCTGCCGGAACAAAACATACAACAGCAGGGCCCCCAGACCCACCACGGTGATGAGGGCCCCGGTGGTCAGGGTATTGATCAGCCTGATCCGCTGCCGGTTTTCACTGAGGGTGCGACTGATGGCGTAATCGTGGGTGAGTTTCAGGCGTTCGCAGAGGTCGATGATGGCGGCGTACTGCCCCCGGGCCTCCTGATGGCGCCGCCAGCCTTCCTCCTTGCGCCCCTGCCGGTAGAGCTCGATCACCCCTGCCCGGGTCTCTTGGTAGGCCTGATAATGTTCCCAGATCTGGGCGATGTTGTCGGCCATGGGAGGCGTGTGGGCGGTGGCCCGGGCCTTCTCCAGGGCCCGGAGAAAGGCCTGGTGGTGCCGCTCCAGTTCCTCCAGCCACCGGGATTGGCCGTCAATGAAAAAATAGGTGAGGTAGCCTTTCTGGCGCAGCAGGGCGTTTTCCAACTCCTCGGCGGCCTGGAAGGCGGCCAGATGGCGGTCCGCCAGGCTGGTGAAGACCTGCTCCGTGGCCTCATTGTGCCAGAAGCTCACCAATCCGCCCGCCAGGGTGATGAGCACCAGGGCGGTAAGAAGCAGCAGGATCCGGGTGCGCAGGCTGAGGCGCTGCCACATGCTGAGGCGAGAAAACGGGGAACTCAGAATCGTCCTCGGATATCTTCGTCGGGCGAGCCGGGAAACCGGTGGCCACGGAGCCAGCCCTCCCGCCCCGGAAAAGGGCGGGTCTGAATGGGGACCGGCAGTATGGGCCGTGACCCTGCCCGTCTCTTTGGGGAACTCATTTCCCTGCTTGCATTATAAGATATTTCTCTCCCGGGAAAAAAGGGGGCAGGGACCGGCCGGCCTGACCTGGCCAATCACCAGTCAGGGGATGGGAGGCTAACTTCCCTCACCCGAGGGGCCTCACCGCAGCTGGCTGCCGGGCAGGGAGCTGGGATAGCGGCCGCTGGTGTCCAAACCGGGCGCGGTCTGCAAGGCCGAGGGATAATCGGGGGTAGGAGGCGTGCGGAAGCTCTCCGGATAGCGGTCAGGCACCGCGCTGCGGAATTTGCCGTAAGAAGGATCCATGCCGGAGCGGTCGGGAAAGGAGATGAGGGCAAAGAGCTCCGCCGCCTCCTGGGGCCGGGTCAGGCCCAGGATGGTGTATTGCTGCAGGGCCCCCTCCTTGTTGCCTTCCAGGAGATAGGCCACCCCCAGGTTGAACTGGGCCTGGGGGTTGTTGGGATTGGCCTGGGCCGCGGCCTGGAAGGCCTCCCGGGCTTCGGCCAGGCGTCCCATCTGGCTCAGGATCACCCCCAAATTGTTGAGGGCAGCGTCGTCCTGCGGATTGTATTGCAAGGCGGCCTGCAGGGATGCCTGGGCTTCCTGAAGACGGCCCTGCTCGATCTGGGTCAAGCCCTGGCGGCCGTACATGAAAGCCAGGGCCTCCCGGGCCTGGGGGTTTTGGGGTTTGAGCTTCAGGGCCTTCTCCACCTCCCGGATGCCGGCCGCGGCATCCCCCTGCATGAACTTCACTTCCCCGGAGCGCAACAGCACCTCCGGATAGTCGGGCTTGAGCTTCAGGGCCTCGGCGTATTCCTTGAGGGCCAATTGGGGCCGGCCCTCGATTTCGTACTTCAGCCCCAACATGTAGCGGGCCTGGGGGTTTTTGGGATTGGCTGCCACCGCCTGCTGCAGCTCCCGCAAGGTGGGTCCGCCCGTGCGCGACAGGGCCGGAGCCGACCAAACGACCATCACTGCGGTCAGAAAAATGATGGCCCGCCGGCCTGGTCTCATGACCGTCACCTCCGCTCCGAGCCTGAGGAAGCCTGTGCCGCTGCCTCAGGAGCGGGAAATACCTACGCCTGGCCTGCGCCTTTGTCCTCATCATAGCGCCCCCCCACTGACTTGGCAAGGACCGGATTCTGACGGCGGCTCCCGGAAAAGAATTTTTCCCTCCTGTCCCGCCGGAACATTTGCCGGTAGAATGAAGAAAAACAGACACGCAGGGGGATCAAATGGTCCTGGCAGAGCATTTCGGCACCCCGGTGGCGGACCGGCGCACTCGGCCGGTCCTGGTTACCGGCTCCACCGGCTATGTGGGCGGGCGGCTCATCCCCAAGCTTTTGGAGGAGGGCTGGCAGGTCAGGGCTCTGGGCCGCTCGGTGGCCAAGCTCCAGGCCCGGCCGTGGGCGGGGCATCCCCAGGTGGAGCTGGCCCAGGGGGACGTCCTGGACCTGGATTCCCTCCGCCGGGCCGCCCAGGGCTGTTGGGCCGCGTTTTACCTGGTGCACTCCATGCTGGCCGCCCCGGAGCGCTACCAGGAGGCCGACCGCCAGGCGGCCCGCAACATGGCGCAGGCCGCGGCCGAGGCCGGGCTGGACCGCATCATCTACCTGGGGGGCTTAGGCGGGGCGGAGGACCCTCACCTGAGCCAACATCTGCGCTCCCGCCATGAGGTGGCCCGGATCCTCCAGTCCGGCCCCGTGCCCGCCACTTTCCTTAGGGCCGCCATGATCTTGGGCTCGGGGAGCGCCTCCTTTGAGATCATGCGCTATCTGGTGGAGCGCCTGCCGGTGATGATTACCCCCAAGTGGGTGCACAATCCCGTCCAGCCCATCGCCATCCGCAATGTGTTGGGCTATCTGGTGGGCTGCCTGGAGCATGACGAGACCAAAGGGCAGACCTTTGACATCGGTGGCCCGGAGATCACCACCTACCGGAAGCTCTTTGACATTTACGCCGAGGAGGCGGGGCTGAGGCGGCGCCTCATCATCCCGGTGCCGGTCCTTACTCCCCGCTTGAGCTCGTATTGGATCCACCTGGTGACCCCGGTGCCCGCGGCCATTGCCCGGCCCCTGGCCGAAGGGCTGCGCAACCCGGTGATCTGCCGGGAGAACCGCATCCGGGAGATCATTCCCCAGGAGCTCCTGGACTGCCGCACCACCATCCGCCTGGCCTTGCAGCGTATCCGCCAGGAGCAGGTGGACACCTGCTGGATGGACGCCGGCCGCACGGTGCCGCCGGAGTGGCTCTACTGCGGGGATCCGGAGTATGCCGGGGGGACGGTGAGGGAACTGGCCTACGGTATCAC is a window from the Desulfobaccales bacterium genome containing:
- a CDS encoding lytic transglycosylase domain-containing protein, which encodes MLSWWMAVILFSALAVGCGGGARQTAVKPEAPPPDLATQEPDLEMAEREESLGGELSAKRMEELLAKSGLTSLDPAVEEELKKWDQKIKFDMPVDVNRQVKAYLVYFSTERKEIIRRYLARSTRYLPLIHEIFHEHGLPEDLAYLAMVESGFNPHAYSHAHACGMWQFIRGTAVRYGLTINNYVDERRDPEKSTVAAAKYLTDLYKRFGSWYLAAASYNCGEGRVQKEIDAGTHKNFWELSANERLPTETKNYVPQMIAAMIIAKNPEKFGFRNVPYLPPLKYDTVKVNEPTSLKAAAVASGVSVEEIQMLNPELRKGVTPPDMPVYALRIPKNAADKFHRNIMMARAEFPAFASEPVRADSGSRSVRRASSSSRKAAVTAKSRGKTATVARKGSKSAPMQVASASKGKSGKGTAAKSAPTVHT
- the rimO gene encoding 30S ribosomal protein S12 methylthiotransferase RimO, giving the protein MKICEVLSLTPHFRPRTVFTVSLGCPKNLVDNEIMLGELARQGWQVVAEPEAALVLLVNTCAFIAPAAQEAVDTILELARHKERSPEKRLVVAGCLPQRYGGELLKLLPEVDLFVGVNDFPRLARLLEEQPEGRLHIGAPRFDYAAPQPRLAATPPYLAYLKIAEGCSHRCTFCTIPRIRGPYRSRPLPTLLAEAEELAASGVRELILVAQDTTVYGREWGYRPGLPELLTELARLPGLLWIRLLYGHPSGVTKRLLQVMAAHPQICPYLDLPIQHAHEAVLRRMGRRYTNAELRRLFADIRAILPQAALRTTVMVGFPGETEAEFAALLELAAEVRFLHLGVFVYEPEEGTPAARLKSPVPRRTAKARARRLKALQTRIVKEELQRLVGTVQEVLVEGVSEESEYLLTGRLSLQAPEIDGRVLITAGQGHPGTLQRVRITRVLAPDLLGEIVD
- a CDS encoding sigma-54 dependent transcriptional regulator — its product is MGVILVVDDDPQLRMSFEKLLTEEGHTVLTAASGEAAVALVQEKVPDLVIMDVRMAGMSGLEAFAAIHAREPHLPVIIMTAYGTTETAIEATRLGAFDYILKPFEIPDILALIDQALEAGRCMRSRVEVDVPPQAAAGEALIGKSRPMQEVYKAIGRVAPTDATVLIRGESGTGKELVARAIYQYSLRARKAFLVINCVAIPETLLESELFGYEKGAFTGAVHRRVGKFEQADGGTVFLDEIGDMPFSIQAKILRLLQEKKLERLGGRETIPVDVRILAATNRDLEAALAEGRFREDLYFRLNVVTIWLPPLRERADDIPLLADYFLARFSREMGLNNPGLAPEALALLQRHHWPGNVRELANVLQKALIFSRGYPIRPQDIVQALGGEAEARGEEPPGEEALRRWVRHLLLSKGDRSPHLFDGALEVVGRLLVSEALELTGGNRSQAARLLGLSRPTLLAKIDRYQLKIATTVKTDSTS
- a CDS encoding ATP-binding protein; its protein translation is MWQRLSLRTRILLLLTALVLITLAGGLVSFWHNEATEQVFTSLADRHLAAFQAAEELENALLRQKGYLTYFFIDGQSRWLEELERHHQAFLRALEKARATAHTPPMADNIAQIWEHYQAYQETRAGVIELYRQGRKEEGWRRHQEARGQYAAIIDLCERLKLTHDYAISRTLSENRQRIRLINTLTTGALITVVGLGALLLYVLFRQILEPLRRLAQDASQVSPSDEVTAVSRRMQTLKEDIDQAQSQLEKSQESLLQAEKLALVGKLAAGVAHSIRNPLTSVKMRLFSLGRHLNLTPTQKEDLEVISQEIRHIDTIVRSFLEFSRPPKLKMQPVSLSEVVDSTLTLLRQRLESYGVTVEVQRSGRLPETQGDPEQLKEMLVNLLLNACEAMPHGGHIVIQEGRGQMAALGPVVSVTVKDSGPGIPASIRDKIFQPFFSTKEEGTGLGLPIVQRIVTEHGGLIQVNSAEGRGAAFTITLPLRDEAAILPTAAG
- a CDS encoding tetratricopeptide repeat protein; translation: MRPGRRAIIFLTAVMVVWSAPALSRTGGPTLRELQQAVAANPKNPQARYMLGLKYEIEGRPQLALKEYAEALKLKPDYPEVLLRSGEVKFMQGDAAAGIREVEKALKLKPQNPQAREALAFMYGRQGLTQIEQGRLQEAQASLQAALQYNPQDDAALNNLGVILSQMGRLAEAREAFQAAAQANPNNPQAQFNLGVAYLLEGNKEGALQQYTILGLTRPQEAAELFALISFPDRSGMDPSYGKFRSAVPDRYPESFRTPPTPDYPSALQTAPGLDTSGRYPSSLPGSQLR
- a CDS encoding SDR family oxidoreductase, with product MVLAEHFGTPVADRRTRPVLVTGSTGYVGGRLIPKLLEEGWQVRALGRSVAKLQARPWAGHPQVELAQGDVLDLDSLRRAAQGCWAAFYLVHSMLAAPERYQEADRQAARNMAQAAAEAGLDRIIYLGGLGGAEDPHLSQHLRSRHEVARILQSGPVPATFLRAAMILGSGSASFEIMRYLVERLPVMITPKWVHNPVQPIAIRNVLGYLVGCLEHDETKGQTFDIGGPEITTYRKLFDIYAEEAGLRRRLIIPVPVLTPRLSSYWIHLVTPVPAAIARPLAEGLRNPVICRENRIREIIPQELLDCRTTIRLALQRIRQEQVDTCWMDAGRTVPPEWLYCGDPEYAGGTVRELAYGITLQASPEEVWEPVARIGGRTGWYFGTGLWKLRGLADRLLGGVGFRGGRRHPAEIRVGDALDFWRVLEVTPPVKLVLLAEMKLPGEAILEFEVEPLGEGRCRLVQRARFLPKGLGGLIYWHALDPLHRVVYGGMLKAIARATGKPVVAGPERLPEKRRQGRGA